The proteins below come from a single Triticum aestivum cultivar Chinese Spring chromosome 5D, IWGSC CS RefSeq v2.1, whole genome shotgun sequence genomic window:
- the LOC123123277 gene encoding 30S ribosomal protein S7, chloroplastic-like, translating into MSRRGTAEKRTAKSDPIFRNRLVNMVVNPIMKDGKKSLAYQILYRAVKKIQQKTETNPLLVLRQAIRRVTPNIGVKTRRNKKGSTRKVPIEIGSKQGRALAIRWLLEASQKRPGRNMAFKLSSELVDAAKGSGGAIRKKEATQRMAEANRALAHFR; encoded by the coding sequence ATGTCACGTCGAGGTACTGCAGAAAAAAGAACTGCAAAATCCGATCCAATTTTTCGTAATCGATTAGTTAACATGGTGGTTAACCCTATTATGAAAGACGGAAAAAAATCATTGGCTTATCAAATTCTCTATCGAGCCGTGAAAAAGATTCAACAAAAGACAGAAACAAATCCACTATTGGTTTTACGTCAAGCaatacgtagagtaactcccaatatAGGAGTAAAAACAAGACGTAATAAAAAAGGATCGACGCGGAAAGTTCCGATTGAAATAGGATCtaaacaaggaagagcacttgcCATTCGTTGGTTATTAGAAGCATCCCAAAAGCGTCCGGGTCGAAATATGGCTTTCAAATTAAGTTCCGAATTAGTAGATGCTGCCAAAGGGAGTGGGGGTGCCATACGCAAAAAGGAAGCGACTCAGAGAATGGCAGAGGCAAATAGAGCTCTTGCACATTTTCGTTAA